Genomic DNA from Lycium ferocissimum isolate CSIRO_LF1 unplaced genomic scaffold, AGI_CSIRO_Lferr_CH_V1 ctg4953, whole genome shotgun sequence:
actcTTCTTACTGCAACACAAAACTTTAAGAAAATAGGACTCATTCAGAGTGCTGTAATGACATTCACCTTGCGGCAAACAACAAAAAGATTTGTCAAACAACCCTCTAAGATCTGGTCGCCATTGTTTGACAAGAGGAGCTCATTGACTGAAGGTGGCCTCAGCTTCTCCAATTGTTTCCTTTGCCTACCTATAACGAAAACAACAAATACAAAGATTGTGTCAACAAGTTCACCTCTTCCCTGTATGCTCAAATCAGATACTAAGGGTGTGTCCGGTATGGTTTTCCAATTTTCCTATGTtcggttggtcaaaatttttggaaaacattctctaggaaaacaagttccttaaaaatgaggaaaatgacttccctagtgCAAGTAAGGAAAACAAGATCCACAAGTAGCATTCCACATTGATTGTATCCTCCCCACCCTCCAACacacctcatcttcaccccACCCCTGTAGCCCCCATCCCCACCACCCCACACCCTATCCCCACCCACCATACTATATGTCTTGATTATGTACAAATGcttttaggataatattttttgcttacatactgaaacaaaaaaataagaaacccacttattttcctggaaaaaattttcctttgtaccgaacacaccctagaGCTAGATCACCATTCCATAGTATCAAGAGGAAATTCCATGAGTATAGTCACGCATAATTACCTAACCCAATCTGAGTATTTGGCATTCGCTACGCGCCTGCCACGACCTACAACTGCCAAACGTGCTGCATTTTCATGGATACCAAAGAGTGGAGGAACATAGGAACCAACATGGACATACACATCAAAGGCTGTAGACAAATTCTCCTCCAACCTATCAACATTTCCACTGACAAGACATGTAATGGCAAATTCCCCTCCACTTCTTCTTTGTTTCAATACAAAAGGCAGAGCTTTTCTCATTGAATCATTCACAAGAGATTGAACCAATGAATCCAACATGGTTGGTTTTGTTGATACTAAGGAAAGAGGGACTCTACATGTCTCTGAATTGAATAAAAGTTCAGGGTTGGAATTCAAAAGAATTCTTAGAGAATTGGAGAGTCTACTCATATGCCTTTCCCAAAACAACAGCAGTGAGCCATCATTGTGAGTCCTAGTTGTTGTATATGCACCTGAAAttggataaaaagaaaaaattacctGTAAGtctctcttttgttttactCCCTTTGTTTCATTTATGTGTTACGTTTGAATTTCGAAAGTGAAACTTCTTTACTTTGACCACTAATTTGgacatttgaaaaataatttacacatttaaaaagtacataaaaagtactacttcctccgtcccatttGATAggatactcttttttttttagtcagtTCCAGAAAGAACgacatttttttatatttagaaataatttaacttcaaaatttctcttttacccttaataaaatgatttccAAACATATAAACATTCaagcttattttagaccacaagttctATGTATCCAGTCAAACACCCTCGTATAAAATAGGACGGAAAGAGTATAAGctacaataattaataatataaaatatttaaagggcGTACGAATAAATTGTGATCAAAGATTTTCTTATTTgactcttaaaaaataaaaataaaatcacattaattgGTACAGAGGGAGTACCATTTATTTTTTGAAGTATATAGTTCAAAAACCAAGATTCGCATGTGGGAAACTTTTTTTCTTACAACAAcagaagaaagaaggaatatgaAAGGGGAGTAAAAGCACCTTGGTGGGATTCAAGTAAGGTTGTAACTGATGGGTTTTCTGCCAAATTTGGAATCAAACCATTTTTGAAGAGAAATCTGCAACTGCTGCTCGTCATCAAGAAGGTGAATGACCTCGCTAGAATAAACAAGATTTAGCTAAAATGTACCCCTCaagtttttattatttcaaaataggaaataattgtgattttagtccctcatttattgcCTAATTGTCATTTTGGTCCTTGTACTAATGCAATAAACACATTTAACTTGCAATTAAATAATGTGTGCAATTTTAATCCTTAAATCTAACTTGATGTTAACACCTTTTAACTTTAGATACTTTTCTTAACCAACTTTTATGATACTACACCGGTGACCGAAGTGTAGAGTACAATTAAGGGTTTCAGTAGGGTCGGGTCGGTCCGATCCGTCTCGACAGGCCGGTCCGATATCGGGCCGTCCGGGTCCCTGGCTCGGCCCGGTGCAGTACGGACCGTCCAGGTCCCGATCAATTTAGGGGAATTGGGCAAAGGGGGTAGGGGGAAGGGTAGTGGGATAGAAGGGTGGCAAAATTCGATCGAGTCCGTCTGGTCGGGCCGTCTCGGACGGGACCGCCGCCGATCAgaataaaattttttttttttttttttacttgaacAGACCGTTTAAAGGTGGCCAAGAAATGTGAACGTTGGGACTCCAACGGCTGAGTCCAAAATCAGACCGTTTAGAGTCcccttccccaaaaaaaaaaaaaaaaattacccctAAAGTTTAATAAATTGCATTTTAATCCAAATTCTAAACTCTAAATAGCTCTTCATTcttattcattttcacacaaatcCTCCATcaattatctctctctctctaatatttGTTATCAATTAtatctctctctaatatttggtgaaatattattattattattttggtgaattggGCAATATTTGAATTTTGGAGCAACTTTCAAGGTTCAAGtaacaaaatttcaatttcaacgtTTACGGCTACGTCTGCTTTTACGTAGACGTTTGGTACACTCGTTCCatcctttaatttatttaattcttaCATTTTATTTGCgacttttttttcaattaattttcatattttattttattatactttGATAATATgtctgaaaaaattaaaatccctGTCATAGGTAAAACTGTCGATATCCCTAAccctttttgtcacgacccaaccccgtaggccgtgactagtgcccgagctggacactcgtacacacctgttGCTATAATCATTCACAACttacataataaagaacttatatatatataaaggcatgacgtcgtccCAATCTGtcgcatatctatacatatcataacaaccTGTCTCCCGGGGGAGTTACAAACATCAACGGATAACATCGCAtacgagccggcaaggctatcataacatgcagtatcccaaaacatatatacatacgcaagccgataaggtcGCCACAAATAACGGgaccgccccaaaacataaatcatacgaacacaactgaacagtaactattcacaacccacatatatgtctacagacctctaagagtgacaacagtaacatatgacgggacagggccccgccgtacccctgaatagacgtatacatatacaacaaaagaggctgtaccaaaatataggctccggaacaagggagcactccaagatagctgaatgggaatcctaagctggcggatcaccaaaacgagtatctgtacctgcgagcatgaaacgcagccccccgaagaaagggggtcagtacggaatatgtactgagcatgtaaagcatgaaatacagtaaacaagatcatactgaaataaggagtatagaaaagtagtacaataaccaggaaaccataaggcttgcctctgaaacataaatcatgcgtgtcaatatcatatccaattcattatgggacttagaaacataattagataatcatcttgtacatatgcatatatatagcgtgtcccggccctctagtgagggactcgataaataaaatcatcatatacatgtacatatacatataacgtgtcccggcacTTTAGCGAGGTACTCGGTgagacataagtaaataatcatcatgtacatatatatatatatatatatatatatatatatatatatatatatatatatatatatatatatatataacgtgtcccggccctctagtgagggactcggtgaatagaatcatcatatgccatccttgccgccatccccgtatcatcatatcatcatgtcatcatgtcatcatatacatatacatataacgtgtcccggccctctagtgagggactcggtgaataatgcagtgaagttgtgcacgaatacgtgtcctggcccgggactcagtgaaagaagtgatgacagcttgcacgagcagagtagtgagaaaccatatgcacatgaatcatcttttaagactctatagataagtagacaaatcaacgctcgaatatcaaacgatagtcatgttaaatacGTTtcaaatgccattaggactacgttaaagagaatctcagggatcgtagacatgtatcaaaccaatccgagcccgcccatgaaagctacagacattattcgttatagaatcctctacgaacgtatcaaagcaatccgagcccgttcatgaaagttagggacattattcattatagaatcctttaggaataggaactctttatgcatcattcaatatccaatcatacaaaagactcgagggcaatagctcgactatattaggaaggctaatatcaagaagtgaataagaatcgtagacatactcggatcttatgaatagagttaccccgaggctcgtatcgtatcttacttacatctaagacatgccaaaagaaagaagggtaagctttacataccttgtccgcttcctaagctaatccgaacttaagtctcgggcttcccaaaatctacaacaatgtcattagacaccaaacattagctataggtacttaaggatccaatcctaagctagcacttcatttagaaatttgggcaaagatttcctttataaattcaacaaaccccgagaattcaactcggccaaatcatcaacaacaatatcaacaactatactaacaatatcaacaattaattcaaaatgcattctagcgTTAGCAACTcccttctacataattcgacggcatttcatttacattcaaatcaatcaCATACAACACAACCCGCCATCTTCTAAACTCAAtacgaacaacaacaacacattcctctcttccaaattcatgaactataccaacaatccacacgttgacaacttcattctcataaatacaagaaactatattaaaatcacattagcttctaaaacagcctacaaacgattacaaccttaacttgaaccattaaaccttcattttcatcatagaatccacaacaacaacaatctaaaaatattaagtaaaattagttcatcactcctacaaaacacaacacatacacggctcaacaccaacacctagggttccataaatttcatccatttctacacactacaccatgcacaaaccatccataacacatgaaaaaggagattaaatcttacctttaccCCTTAGCtttccaacttggctagggtttgtgaattgcaacaacgaatgttttgattgctccaacaactacttcacgttactaAGGACCTTCCAACTAGTTGGAAcactagaagaaaaaaaaattttgatcaagatttttggaccccAAATTTGgctagccttggccgaatgcttctctatttttctccaagcttcttgaattgtgtaaaatgatgaattgtgtcttgctttgtcatctcttgtctatatatatatggctcctac
This window encodes:
- the LOC132044587 gene encoding uncharacterized protein LOC132044587 isoform X1 — protein: MTSSSCRFLFKNGLIPNLAENPSVTTLLESHQGAYTTTRTHNDGSLLLFWERHMSRLSNSLRILLNSNPELLFNSETCRVPLSLVSTKPTMLDSLVQSLVNDSMRKALPFVLKQRRSGGEFAITCLVSGNVDRLEENLSTAFDVYVHVGSYVPPLFGIHENAARLAVVGRGRRVANAKYSDWVRQRKQLEKLRPPSVNELLLSNNGDQILEGCLTNLFVVCRKDVNDDYQKASQRENESTVSIELQTAPLRDGVLPGVVRQVILDTCSRNKISVREIAPSWSERDMWSEAFITNSLRLLQHVEVIQAPSSWESVEAQTWRDVTWEEKLFEHAPGRITALIQKEIMKMTSTEGYPVALFND
- the LOC132044587 gene encoding uncharacterized protein LOC132044587 isoform X2, whose protein sequence is MTSSSCRFLFKNGLIPNLAENPSVTTLLESHQGAYTTTRTHNDGSLLLFWERHMSRLSNSLRILLNSNPELLFNSETCRVPLSLVSTKPTMLDSLVQSLVNDSMRKALPFVLKQRRSGGEFAITCLVSGNVDRLEENLSTAFDVYVHVGSYVPPLFGIHENAARLAVVGRGRRVANAKYSDWVRQRKQLEKLRPPSVNELLLSNNGDQILEGCLTNLFVVCRKDVNDDYQKASQRENESTVSIELQTAPLRDGVLPGVVRQVILDTCSRNKISVREIAPSWSERDMWSEAFITILQLNFMLIMCTYLRLDSV